A genomic region of Tigriopus californicus strain San Diego chromosome 1, Tcal_SD_v2.1, whole genome shotgun sequence contains the following coding sequences:
- the LOC131883238 gene encoding uncharacterized protein LOC131883238 isoform X2 — translation MPPNSGNSPSSEDAPLASSASSSGQSTTSSDLNKSYSPLPETVSGTPPALPPRPPNLPIPRERTTPIQRHIANSYTRDAQLSRQSNSSISSLQRPPSSSPNLPTPHHHHHHHPHSSPAPPGPEPLNCSNQNHGVVSSVRMNGGQPPRSLCHNMGKKYVLMCGLCGGLCLALGIMYIVIFFLLDRYTTSLHYFQTMPTWVPSIPLIVTGTLISSFARRGNRNNYLVKICGLLCLICAVLCVIITVTTTVIHMNRLQTLRECVYQSVTKTCTCFAGILDPLSRDPGMHYVFGGTQNCDVIHGILYSCLRALFGISVIGILVCIFSCMLVYQISSHEKKKEYWAQLEHRCRFLHSHSQHLHQMRGTGAGANAGSRFPPHATLVPNSISGNMIHTPNSMCECCSPHEDENLWTTQSSRGANLYSPNPVLAPPQSHIQGNSGEPSSNSGPQTTTSNVVQSQSFSSLRSFRNWLPSFGRAANPVSSSSNRVPGNSGPTQTNEDPNNGNPGQGSNHPWRRSIQMPAEATYGFHQRVYPASCHYLSSLLNPTHGLTLPQYVWDPPPPYSNPNPHEDQCTSGGAAPSVPNPNGTGQSANQISTEPRSANLTSNHNGQGGLTGTNPCPNIGQSNLLQDHHQQAQGSMSIMPTTTSTASSPSSSTPRTSKSGLLPSLPAPPQNTDGITEDLTIHSGMHLYEKAGNGTYSLPSRRIKKRKPAASDFTKSVTDLATPSSLNEEEVLVQEVRQKLNALLLYKYQHSKTTKDLAEVRQALQSLQTGGNRNIYGKIPFSEARKHSFPNLGMSSLVRNKGVAHPVGSTSRNRNSTSSGTSSVENKYETIEKSLSPYKISNNALNNNPEPTHHSPSVAPHPPNVNISIRKQLQLNHNGSACQSPPMESPSKLTLQKLLQLAASSPASSGSPLPRDLALYQREGELGGFGGRFSALSSPASSSSHYAQISPLRGIGMPRMTPTYFQELHRQDVLHNLQNRNQSPLAMKATNTHLVTASSESRLATNDLAQGNSHPGQNLLKQVSQSAIQLNNQNLLKLQEIKWCFQPQNRYDLNDNISKSDPKIAQKVDLQTAVSRHPLRVVHQPSGFTRVARSVPNSANHTPVKQVMPDCVYLRPEQNIPEIFASTNFKPIGGGGDERSRLSDSKNKRIPNTRISRDDIVVTMRSAQV, via the exons ATGCCGCCAAACAGTGGGAACTCGCCATCCTCCGAGGATGCACCTCTGGCCTCTTCAGCCTCTTCCAGTGGTCAAAGCACAACCAGTTCGGATTTGAACAAGAGCTATTCCCCCTTACCCGAGACTGTGTCTGGGACACCTCCAGCCTTACCTCCACGCCCACCAAATCTGCCTATTCCACGGGAAAGAACCACACCCATTCAGCGACACATTGCCAACAGCTACACTCGAGATGCTCAACTGAGTCGACAATCAAATT CCTCGATATCTTCGCTTCAAAGGCCGCCCTCATCCAGTCCTAACCTCCCAACGcctcatcatcaccaccaccatcatcctcATTCTTCGCCAGCTCCTCCTGGTCCTGAACCACTCAACtgttccaatcaaaaccaTGGTGTAGTATCCTCGGTCAGAATGAATGGAGGCCAACCACCGAGGTCACTTTGCCACAATATGGGCAAGAAGTACGTGCTCATGTGTGGCCTTTGCGGGGGCCTGTGCTTGGCCTTGGGCATCATGTACATTGTGATCTTCTTCCTTCTGGATCGTTACACCACGTCGCTTCATTACTTCCAAACCATGCCCACGTGGGTGCCATCGATCCCG CTGATTGTCACCGGGACCCTCATTTCTTCATTCGCTCGCAGAGGAAACCGGAACAACTATTTG GTCAAAATCTGCGGCCTACTTTGCCTCATTTGTGCCGTGTTATGTGTCATTATCACGGTGACCACGACCGTAATCCACATGAATCGACTCCAAACCCTTCGGGAGTGTGTCTACCAATCCGTGACCAAAACGTGCACCTGCTTCGCCGGAATTTTGGACCCGTTATCTCGGGATCCCGGAATGCATTATGTGTTTGGCGGCACCCAGAACTGCGACGTCATCCATGGCATTTTATACTCTTGTCTTCGAGCCTTGTTCGGGATCTCGGTGATCGGGATTTTGGTCTGCATTTTCTCGTGTATGTTGgtatatcaaatatcaag tcatgagaagaagaaggaataCTGGGCCCAATTGGAACACCGATGCCGTTTCCTCCATTCCCATTCACAACATCTACATCAAATGCGAGGAACTGGAGCTGGAGCAAACGCTGGATCCAGATTTCCTCCTCATGCCACTCTGGTTCCCAATTCAATATCGGGGAATATGATCCACACTCCCAACTCCATGTGTGAATGCTGCAGTCCACACGAGGATGA GAACCTTTGGACCACTCAATCATCCAGGGGTGCCAATCTCTATTCACCCAATCCAGTGCTCGCCCCACCTCAAAGCCACATTCAAGGCAATAGCGGCGAGCCATCCTCCAACTCAGGCCCACAAACAACCACTTCCAACGTGGTCCAGAGTCAGTCTTTCTCTTCATTACGCTCATTCCGGAATTGGTTGCCGTCTTTTGGCAGGGCTGCCAATCCCGTTTCGTCCTCATCCAACAGGGTTCCCGGCAACTCCGGTCCAACTCAGACCAATGAGGATCCCAATAATGG AAATCCTGGCCAGGGAAGCAATCACCCTTGGAGGCGATCCATCCAAATGCCGGCGGAAGCTACTTATGGATTTCATCAGCGGGTCTATCCAGCCTCGTGTCATTATCTTTCGTCGCTCCTTAATCCTACTCATGGGCTGACCCTTCCACAATATGTTTGGGATCCGCCTCCACCCTATTCCAACCCCAATCCTCATGAAGATCAATGCACGAGTGGAGGAGCCGCTCCTAGTGTTCCAAATCCCAATGGGACAGGCCAATCTGCGAATCAAATCTCAACTGAGCCCAGGAGCGCCAATCTGACATCCAACCATAATGGCCAAGGAG GACTCACAGGGACCAACCCATGCCCTAATATTGGACAGAGCAACCTTTtacaagatcatcatcaacaaGCTCAAGGCTCAATGAGCATAATGCCCACTACGACTTCAACCGCCAGTAGTCCCTCTTCGTCCACTCCGCGGACTTCCAAGTCTGGATTGCTTCCGTCTCTTCCAGCTCCGCCTCAAAACACGGATGGGATCACAGAGGACCTCACTATTCACAGTGGAATGCATCTCTATGAGAAGGCCGGCAATGGAACGTACAGCCTGCCCAGTCGCCGGATCAAGAAACGGAAGCCAGCTGCCAGTGATTTCACAAAATCAGTGACCGATTTGGCAACCCCTTCCAGTTTGAATGAAGAGGAGGTTCTGGTGCAGGAAGTGAGGCAAAAACTGAATGCCTTGCTTCTCTACAAATATCAACATTCCAAGACCACCAAGGACCTGGCCGAGGTCAGGCAAGCACTTCAGAGCCTTCAAACGGGAGGAAATCGAAATATTTACGGGAAAATTCCGTTCTCAGAGGCTCGGAAACATAGCTTTCCCAACCTTGGCATGTCCAGTTTAGTGCGAAACAAAGGAGTTGCTCATCCAGTCGGAAGTACAAGCAGGAACAGAAACTCAACGTCTTCGG GTACAAGCTCGGTGGAGAACAAGTATGAGACCATCGAGAAAAGCCTGAGTCCGTACAAAATAAGTAACAATGCCCTGAATAACAATCCTGAGCCGACCCATCATTCGCCATCAGTGGCGCCTCATCCTCCTAATGTGAACATTTCGATCCGAAAGCAACTCCAATTGAATCATAATGGTTCGGCATGTCAAAGTCCTCCTATGGAGTCTCCGTCAAAGCTGACTCTTCAGAAACTTCTCCAATTGGCAGCCTCCTCTCCAGCCTCCTCGGGATCTCCACTCCCCAGGGATCTAGCGCTATATCAGCGGGAGGGTGAATTGGGGGGCTTCGGAGGCCGCTTCTCTGCTTTGTCATCGCCCGCATCTTCGTCTTCTCATTACGCTCAGATATCGCCTTTGAGGGGAATTGGTATGCCAAGGATGACGCCGACTTACTTCCAG GAGCTACATCGTCAGGATGTCTTGCACAACCTTCAAAACCGAAATCAAAGCCCTTTGGCCATGAAGGCCACCAACACTCATTTGGTTACTGCCTCCTCGGAGTCTCGACTGGCCACGAATGACTTAGCCCAAGGGAACTCTCACCCTGGACAGAATTTGTTGAAGCAGGTTTCGCAGAGTGCAATCCAACTGAACAACCAGAACTTGCTCAAACTCCAGGAAATCAAATGGTGCTTCCAACCTCAAAATAGGTACGACCTCAACGACAACATATCGAAATCCGACCCGAAGATCGCTCAGAAGGTGGACTTGCAAACGGCTGTCTCCCGCCATCCTTTAAGAGTCGTCCACCAACCAAGTGGTTTCACCAGGGTGGCCAGATCTGTACCTAACTCAGCCAATCACACGCCAGTGAAGCAAGTCATGCCTGATTGTGTTTACTTGAGACCAGAGCAAAATATCCCTGAGATCTTTGCTTCCACCAACTTTAAGCCAATTGGTGGCGGAGGGGATGAGAGGTCAAGATTGTCTGACTCTAAGAATAAACGAATCCCGAATACGAGGATATCTCGGGACGACATTGTGGTCACCATGCGAAGTGCCCAAGTCTAA
- the LOC131883238 gene encoding uncharacterized protein LOC131883238 isoform X1: MHQENDPLAAFEIHIMPPNSGNSPSSEDAPLASSASSSGQSTTSSDLNKSYSPLPETVSGTPPALPPRPPNLPIPRERTTPIQRHIANSYTRDAQLSRQSNSSISSLQRPPSSSPNLPTPHHHHHHHPHSSPAPPGPEPLNCSNQNHGVVSSVRMNGGQPPRSLCHNMGKKYVLMCGLCGGLCLALGIMYIVIFFLLDRYTTSLHYFQTMPTWVPSIPLIVTGTLISSFARRGNRNNYLVKICGLLCLICAVLCVIITVTTTVIHMNRLQTLRECVYQSVTKTCTCFAGILDPLSRDPGMHYVFGGTQNCDVIHGILYSCLRALFGISVIGILVCIFSCMLVYQISSHEKKKEYWAQLEHRCRFLHSHSQHLHQMRGTGAGANAGSRFPPHATLVPNSISGNMIHTPNSMCECCSPHEDENLWTTQSSRGANLYSPNPVLAPPQSHIQGNSGEPSSNSGPQTTTSNVVQSQSFSSLRSFRNWLPSFGRAANPVSSSSNRVPGNSGPTQTNEDPNNGNPGQGSNHPWRRSIQMPAEATYGFHQRVYPASCHYLSSLLNPTHGLTLPQYVWDPPPPYSNPNPHEDQCTSGGAAPSVPNPNGTGQSANQISTEPRSANLTSNHNGQGGLTGTNPCPNIGQSNLLQDHHQQAQGSMSIMPTTTSTASSPSSSTPRTSKSGLLPSLPAPPQNTDGITEDLTIHSGMHLYEKAGNGTYSLPSRRIKKRKPAASDFTKSVTDLATPSSLNEEEVLVQEVRQKLNALLLYKYQHSKTTKDLAEVRQALQSLQTGGNRNIYGKIPFSEARKHSFPNLGMSSLVRNKGVAHPVGSTSRNRNSTSSGTSSVENKYETIEKSLSPYKISNNALNNNPEPTHHSPSVAPHPPNVNISIRKQLQLNHNGSACQSPPMESPSKLTLQKLLQLAASSPASSGSPLPRDLALYQREGELGGFGGRFSALSSPASSSSHYAQISPLRGIGMPRMTPTYFQELHRQDVLHNLQNRNQSPLAMKATNTHLVTASSESRLATNDLAQGNSHPGQNLLKQVSQSAIQLNNQNLLKLQEIKWCFQPQNRYDLNDNISKSDPKIAQKVDLQTAVSRHPLRVVHQPSGFTRVARSVPNSANHTPVKQVMPDCVYLRPEQNIPEIFASTNFKPIGGGGDERSRLSDSKNKRIPNTRISRDDIVVTMRSAQV, encoded by the exons ATGCATCAAGAA AATGACCCTTTAGCGGCCTTTGAAATTCACATCATGCCGCCAAACAGTGGGAACTCGCCATCCTCCGAGGATGCACCTCTGGCCTCTTCAGCCTCTTCCAGTGGTCAAAGCACAACCAGTTCGGATTTGAACAAGAGCTATTCCCCCTTACCCGAGACTGTGTCTGGGACACCTCCAGCCTTACCTCCACGCCCACCAAATCTGCCTATTCCACGGGAAAGAACCACACCCATTCAGCGACACATTGCCAACAGCTACACTCGAGATGCTCAACTGAGTCGACAATCAAATT CCTCGATATCTTCGCTTCAAAGGCCGCCCTCATCCAGTCCTAACCTCCCAACGcctcatcatcaccaccaccatcatcctcATTCTTCGCCAGCTCCTCCTGGTCCTGAACCACTCAACtgttccaatcaaaaccaTGGTGTAGTATCCTCGGTCAGAATGAATGGAGGCCAACCACCGAGGTCACTTTGCCACAATATGGGCAAGAAGTACGTGCTCATGTGTGGCCTTTGCGGGGGCCTGTGCTTGGCCTTGGGCATCATGTACATTGTGATCTTCTTCCTTCTGGATCGTTACACCACGTCGCTTCATTACTTCCAAACCATGCCCACGTGGGTGCCATCGATCCCG CTGATTGTCACCGGGACCCTCATTTCTTCATTCGCTCGCAGAGGAAACCGGAACAACTATTTG GTCAAAATCTGCGGCCTACTTTGCCTCATTTGTGCCGTGTTATGTGTCATTATCACGGTGACCACGACCGTAATCCACATGAATCGACTCCAAACCCTTCGGGAGTGTGTCTACCAATCCGTGACCAAAACGTGCACCTGCTTCGCCGGAATTTTGGACCCGTTATCTCGGGATCCCGGAATGCATTATGTGTTTGGCGGCACCCAGAACTGCGACGTCATCCATGGCATTTTATACTCTTGTCTTCGAGCCTTGTTCGGGATCTCGGTGATCGGGATTTTGGTCTGCATTTTCTCGTGTATGTTGgtatatcaaatatcaag tcatgagaagaagaaggaataCTGGGCCCAATTGGAACACCGATGCCGTTTCCTCCATTCCCATTCACAACATCTACATCAAATGCGAGGAACTGGAGCTGGAGCAAACGCTGGATCCAGATTTCCTCCTCATGCCACTCTGGTTCCCAATTCAATATCGGGGAATATGATCCACACTCCCAACTCCATGTGTGAATGCTGCAGTCCACACGAGGATGA GAACCTTTGGACCACTCAATCATCCAGGGGTGCCAATCTCTATTCACCCAATCCAGTGCTCGCCCCACCTCAAAGCCACATTCAAGGCAATAGCGGCGAGCCATCCTCCAACTCAGGCCCACAAACAACCACTTCCAACGTGGTCCAGAGTCAGTCTTTCTCTTCATTACGCTCATTCCGGAATTGGTTGCCGTCTTTTGGCAGGGCTGCCAATCCCGTTTCGTCCTCATCCAACAGGGTTCCCGGCAACTCCGGTCCAACTCAGACCAATGAGGATCCCAATAATGG AAATCCTGGCCAGGGAAGCAATCACCCTTGGAGGCGATCCATCCAAATGCCGGCGGAAGCTACTTATGGATTTCATCAGCGGGTCTATCCAGCCTCGTGTCATTATCTTTCGTCGCTCCTTAATCCTACTCATGGGCTGACCCTTCCACAATATGTTTGGGATCCGCCTCCACCCTATTCCAACCCCAATCCTCATGAAGATCAATGCACGAGTGGAGGAGCCGCTCCTAGTGTTCCAAATCCCAATGGGACAGGCCAATCTGCGAATCAAATCTCAACTGAGCCCAGGAGCGCCAATCTGACATCCAACCATAATGGCCAAGGAG GACTCACAGGGACCAACCCATGCCCTAATATTGGACAGAGCAACCTTTtacaagatcatcatcaacaaGCTCAAGGCTCAATGAGCATAATGCCCACTACGACTTCAACCGCCAGTAGTCCCTCTTCGTCCACTCCGCGGACTTCCAAGTCTGGATTGCTTCCGTCTCTTCCAGCTCCGCCTCAAAACACGGATGGGATCACAGAGGACCTCACTATTCACAGTGGAATGCATCTCTATGAGAAGGCCGGCAATGGAACGTACAGCCTGCCCAGTCGCCGGATCAAGAAACGGAAGCCAGCTGCCAGTGATTTCACAAAATCAGTGACCGATTTGGCAACCCCTTCCAGTTTGAATGAAGAGGAGGTTCTGGTGCAGGAAGTGAGGCAAAAACTGAATGCCTTGCTTCTCTACAAATATCAACATTCCAAGACCACCAAGGACCTGGCCGAGGTCAGGCAAGCACTTCAGAGCCTTCAAACGGGAGGAAATCGAAATATTTACGGGAAAATTCCGTTCTCAGAGGCTCGGAAACATAGCTTTCCCAACCTTGGCATGTCCAGTTTAGTGCGAAACAAAGGAGTTGCTCATCCAGTCGGAAGTACAAGCAGGAACAGAAACTCAACGTCTTCGG GTACAAGCTCGGTGGAGAACAAGTATGAGACCATCGAGAAAAGCCTGAGTCCGTACAAAATAAGTAACAATGCCCTGAATAACAATCCTGAGCCGACCCATCATTCGCCATCAGTGGCGCCTCATCCTCCTAATGTGAACATTTCGATCCGAAAGCAACTCCAATTGAATCATAATGGTTCGGCATGTCAAAGTCCTCCTATGGAGTCTCCGTCAAAGCTGACTCTTCAGAAACTTCTCCAATTGGCAGCCTCCTCTCCAGCCTCCTCGGGATCTCCACTCCCCAGGGATCTAGCGCTATATCAGCGGGAGGGTGAATTGGGGGGCTTCGGAGGCCGCTTCTCTGCTTTGTCATCGCCCGCATCTTCGTCTTCTCATTACGCTCAGATATCGCCTTTGAGGGGAATTGGTATGCCAAGGATGACGCCGACTTACTTCCAG GAGCTACATCGTCAGGATGTCTTGCACAACCTTCAAAACCGAAATCAAAGCCCTTTGGCCATGAAGGCCACCAACACTCATTTGGTTACTGCCTCCTCGGAGTCTCGACTGGCCACGAATGACTTAGCCCAAGGGAACTCTCACCCTGGACAGAATTTGTTGAAGCAGGTTTCGCAGAGTGCAATCCAACTGAACAACCAGAACTTGCTCAAACTCCAGGAAATCAAATGGTGCTTCCAACCTCAAAATAGGTACGACCTCAACGACAACATATCGAAATCCGACCCGAAGATCGCTCAGAAGGTGGACTTGCAAACGGCTGTCTCCCGCCATCCTTTAAGAGTCGTCCACCAACCAAGTGGTTTCACCAGGGTGGCCAGATCTGTACCTAACTCAGCCAATCACACGCCAGTGAAGCAAGTCATGCCTGATTGTGTTTACTTGAGACCAGAGCAAAATATCCCTGAGATCTTTGCTTCCACCAACTTTAAGCCAATTGGTGGCGGAGGGGATGAGAGGTCAAGATTGTCTGACTCTAAGAATAAACGAATCCCGAATACGAGGATATCTCGGGACGACATTGTGGTCACCATGCGAAGTGCCCAAGTCTAA